The Anolis carolinensis isolate JA03-04 chromosome 2, rAnoCar3.1.pri, whole genome shotgun sequence genome has a window encoding:
- the LOC103282171 gene encoding uncharacterized protein LOC103282171 has translation MSDALDNVTTMNQILSSLETGHSKIPLSKMDEFLMAFNLMMQQGTIPGFRNPEVRLEMLTTMLMNLARYFNKFTDLDYQAWFTEKLRFLLPGINGDLLQLIPLDLNFPSYKAIFGGLDQVYPELPEQTSRHIYDLMKMIMEGQLNVSGHNFMNIKQ, from the exons ATGTCAGATGCGTTGGACAATGTGACCACAATGAACCAAATCCTATCAAGCCTGGAGACAGGACACTCCAAAATCCCACTCTCCAAAATGGATGAATTCTTGATGGCGTTCAATTTGATGATGCAACAG GGAACAATCCCCGGTTTCAGAAACCCTGAGGTGAGATTAGAAATGCTGACCACCATGTTAATGAACCTGGCACGCTATTTCAATAAATTCACTGACTTAGACTACCAGGCCTGGTTCACGGAGAAGTTGAGATTCCTCTTGCCTGGCATCAATGGGGATCTACTCCAGCTAATACCACTTGACCTCAATTTTCCTTCCTACAAAGCCAT TTTTGGAGGCTTGGATCAGGTCTACCCAGAATTACCTGAACAGACATCTCGCCATATCTATGATTTGATGAAAATGATCATGGAAGGCCAACTGAACGTCTCAGGTCATAATTTCATGAATATCAAGCAATAA